The Ferrimonas balearica DSM 9799 genome includes the window TTCGGCACCGGCCAGCTGCGGAACCTCCAGCACCTTACCATCGGCCTTGGTAGTCAGGGTGATGCGGTCGCCGTCCCGCTGCAGGTGATCCATGGGGTTGCCACGGATGGTTTTCAGCGTGGCCGGCGCCTCGTTGGTGCCGTGGCAGGTTTCACAGCGGACCTCCACCGCGTTGTGCTTCTTCTCATAGAGATAGCCGTCACCGTGCATCTCGTCTTTGGTGTGGCAGTCGATGCAGGAGAGGCCCGCGTCGAAGTGCAGGTCGGCCTGCAGGAAGTTGTAGTGCTTGCCGTGCAGTTTGCCCTGCTTATCGCCGCTCTCGGTGAACGGGGTGCCGTAACCGTCAGACTCCATCATCCCCTTGTAACTGGTGCCGGTGCGGGCGCCACGGTTGTGGCAGTGCTGGCACTGGTCGACACCGGGGGTACGGGTCATGCGGTGGAAGCGCGGGCGGTCTTTTTCGCTCTTGTCGATGGCGGCGTCATTGCCCTCATAGGTGCCGGCGTTGGAGTACTCGACGTGGCAGGCGGCACAGCCAGAGGCGCGGTAGTCGCCATCGCGCTGATGGCCGTCGCTCCAGATGTGGCAGCGCAGGCACTGGTTTCGCAGGTAGTCGTCACCGATGGAGTTGGTGGCGGATTCCGGCTTGGTGGGATCGTAACTGGGCAGCTGTTTCAGCTCAGCCACTGTGCCCGGGGGCAGGTCGTCGTGCAGCGCTTTGACGTCGTAGGTGGCGTAAAGGGCATCTTTACCCTGGGCGCCGAAGTCGTAGCGGGTGCCGGAGATCACCCCGGCCATGGTGGCGTGAATGGAGGTGCGGGCCTTGGCCACTTCATCGGCGTGGCAGCTGCCGCAGGTTTCCTCCACCACACGCAGGTCGGTGGGGTTGGCCCACATACCGTTGTGCGCGGTGGTCTGGTCGGTGGCGGTGGGGTTGCCCTGGTGGCAGTCGGTGCAGCTGAGGAAGTCCATTCCGGGAATGTCGGAGAACTGTTCGATGCCCTGGTGGCAGCTCAGGCAGCCTTTGTCAGAGTCCCAATCCGCCTGAACTGGCAGCGCCAGGCCAAACAACAATATCCATATGTGGCGGTATTTCATGATTATCCCTGCGAGGTTGCGGAAGGGAAACGCCCTTCCAATCCCCTACAGGTTCACAGCAACAACTGATTAACACCTTGATCAAGGTCAGTTACTGGCCAAAAGGTAAGCGCCATCCATAACGTCGGCGCAATTCGATGACGGACATCATAAAACGCTACTTTTCCGGCATTTCCGTGAAAGATTTCTCCGGGCTGTCATTTGTTACCACCTTGCTAACCCACTCATCCATCCGCTCAATCAGATAGGGGTAGAAGGGGTTCCATTTCTGACGCAGCAGTTCGTCGGAGGGGATCGCCAGCATCCCCCGTTCGCCCCGCACGGCGCGGCCCCCCAGGTGGATATGGCGCCGCTCCCGGTCGCGGTGTGGGCCCAGCAGGGGGTCGGCTTCCGGGATGGTCAGCGCCACGTGGGAGAGGGAGTGCACTTCACGGGGCCAGGCAATCCCCAGCGGCATCGCCTCGCCACTCTGGATCTCCCGTGCCTGCACCTCCGGTTGCCCCGGCCCGATGTTCTCCACAATGGTGGTTCTGAAGCGGGTCTGGCTGGCATCCAGAAACAGGGTGTAGTCCTCAATGGGGTCCTGAGTCAGCAGGCGGAAATCCAGCCAGGTGCGGTTGATGTCAAACAGCACCAGCTCGTCCTCCGATTTGCCCAAAGTAAGGTACAGGGATTCAAACAGGGCCTGGGTGTCCACCGTCTCATCGATCACTGAGTTGAAGGTCAGGACAGGAGGCATGGTGGCGATCTGCTCCGGCGAAAGCGTGCCAATCAGTGCCTGATTGGCCTGAATCAGTTGATACACCACATCCCCGGCGTTCACCGCAAAAGAGCCGTACTTAAAGGGGTGGTACTCCAGCGCCAGACTCTCCCAGGCCAGTTTCTCCAGCCCCAGCCATTGGCCAATCCGGTTCTGCCACCAGGCCCCCTGAGCGATAGGAGCCAGCCCCATCGCCGGTGAGAGGAACACCATGGCATCGAACTGAGGCGCCTGTCCCTCCGCCAGCCTGGAGAGGGTGTGGTTCAGCCCCAGTGCCGCCCCGGTGGAGAAGCCCACCAACAACAACGGTTTATCCCCCACCTGCTGCGCCAGGTAATCCGATGCCAGCCGGGTGGCCGATTTCAGGTCCTGCCACTCCAGCGTGGTCAGCATGGAGGGCACGGTGCCGTGGCCGGGCAGGCGCAGCCCCACCACGTGAGCGCGGTCGGCAAAGTGTCGGGCCAGCGGGGCCATATAGTAGGGGGAGTCGGACATGCCGTGGATCAGCAGCACCCCGAATTCGGCATCGGGATTGGGCCACTCAAAGCTGCGGTTCCAGTTGCGGGGCCACAGAGCTGGGTCGGACAAGCTGTTGTGGAAATAGCGGTTAAAGGGCTCCAGCGGCAGGCCATCGGTGCGGCGATAGACCCGCTGCTCCAGCTCACTGAACAGCCTCTCCTCCCGCTGCAGGTAGTCGCTGAAGGTGGCGTCACCATTATCGGCGCGGTACTCCTGCTTAAGCACGGTGGTGTGCCACAGCGCCAGGTCCGGCTTGCTGTTGAGCCAGAACACGCCCAGCGCCAACGCGGCCACCACGGTGCCCAGACTGCCGTAGAACACCGCCAGCCCCAGATGTTTACTGACACCAATGACCTTTCTGCGCACCCGCTTCCCCGCCCTGAATCTTCCTGTGAATTCGCAGTTTAGCCTGAGCCGTACTCACCATTAAGGGTTTTTATGGTGGCCGGATCTGACACTGGCGTTTGCCCGGCAGCTCTGTTTAAATAGACGTCTATACGGATAAAAGGCCAAATCGTAGGGCCAGCAGCAAGTAAGGAAGTGGCGGTATGTCAGATCAGCACGCACTCGAACAGCAATTAGCGCAACGTATCCTGATCCTGGATGGCGCCATGGGCACCATGATCCAGGGTTATAAGCTGGACGAGGACGACTACCGTGGTGAACGCTTTGCCGACTGGCCGAGCCCCCTTAAGGGCAATAACGACCTGCTGTCGCTGACCCAGCCCGACATCATCCGCGCCATCCACACCGCCTACCTGGAGGCCGGTGCCGACATCATCGAAACCAACACCTTCAACAGCACCACCATCGCCATGGCAGATTACGACATGCAGTCGCTGTCGAAGGAGATCAATTTCGAGTCGGCCAGACTGGCCCGCGCCGCCGCCGATGACGTGGCGGCCAAAACCGGCATCCCCCGTTATGTGGCCGGGGTGCTGGGGCCGACCAACCGCACCTGTTCCATCTCGCCGGATGTGAACGACCCGGGCTTCCGCAATGTCCACTTTGATGACTTGGTAGCGGCCTACACCGAATCCACCGAGGCGCTGCTGGATGGCGGCGCCGACCTGATTCTGGTGGAGACAGTGTTCGACACCCTCAACGCCAAGGCCGCCCTGTTCGCCATCGACAGCGTGTTTGAGGCCCGGGGCCAGCGCTGGCCGGTGATGATCTCCGGCACCATTACCGACGCCTCCGGCCGCACCCTGACCGGCCAGACCACCGAGGCGTTCTACAACTCCCTGCGCCACATCAAGCCCATCGCCATCGGCCTCAACTGCGCCCTCGGGCCGAAAGAGCTGGTGCCCTACATCAGTGAGCTGAACCGCATCAGCGAGTGCGCGGTTTCCGCCCACCCCAATGCCGGCCTGCCCAACGAGATGGGCGGCTACGATGAAACCCCGGCCCAGATGGCGGCCATCATCGGCCAGTGGGCGGCGGACGGCTGGCTCAATATCGTCGGCGGCTGCTGCGGCACCACCCCGGAGCACATCCGCGCCATCGCCGAGGCGGTGCGCCCCCATGCGCCGCGCACCCCGCCGGCCCACCTGCTCAGCAACGACAACGTCTCCACCCGCCTGTCCGGACTGGAGCCGTGCAACTTCGACGCCGACGCGCTGTTTATCAACGTGGGTGAGCGCACCAACGTCACCGGTTCCGCCCGCTTTCTCCGCCTGATTAAGGAGAACGATTACGAAACCGCGCTCGAGGTGGCCCGCCAGCAGGTGGAGAACGGCGCCCAGATCATCGACATCAATATGGATGAGGGGATGCTGGACGCCGAGGCGGCGATGGTGAAGTTCCTAAATCTGATCGCCTCTGAGCCGGAGATCAGCAAGGTGCCGATCATGATCGACTCCTCCAAGTGGGAGGTGATCGAAGCAGGCCTGAAGTGCATCCAGGGCAAGGGGGTGGTGAACTCCATCTCCCTCAAGGAGGGCGAAGCCGCCTTCCTGCATCAGGCCAAGCTGATCCGCCGCTACGGCGCCGCTGCCGTGGTGATGGCCTTTGATGAAACCGGCCAGGCCGACACCTACCAGCGCAAGGTGGAGATCTGCACCCGCGCCTATCAGGTGCTGACCGAGAAAGCCGGATTCGCGCCGGAAGACATCATCTTCGACCCCAACATCTTCGCCATCGCCACCGGCATCGAAGAGCACGACAACTACGCGGTGGACTTTATCGAGGCGTGCCGCACCATCCGCGACACCCTGCCCCACGCCCGCCTCTCCGGCGGCGTCTCCAACGTGTCGTTCTCGTTCCGGGGCAACAACCCGGTGCGGGAAGCGATCCACGCGGTGTTCCTCTATCACGCCATCCGCAACGGCCTCTCCATGGGCATCGTCAACGCCGGTCAGCTCGCCATCTACGATGACATCCCCAAGCCGCTGTTGGAGCGGGTGGAGGACGTGGTGCTGAACCGCCGCAGCGACGGCACCGAGCGGCTGCTGGAGATCGCCGAAGAGTACCGGGGCGATGGCCAGCAGGCGGAAGACCCCAAGGACGCCGAATGGCGCAGCTGGCCGGTCAACAAGCGGCTGGAGCACGCGCTGGTGAAGGGGATTACCGAATTTATCGACGAGGACACCGAGGCCGCGCGCCAGGCGGCCACCCGCCCGCTGGACGTGATTGAAGGGCCGTTGATGGACGGCATGAACGTGGTGGGTGACCTGTTCGGCGCGGGCAAGATGTTCCTGCCCCAGGTGGTGAAATCCGCCCGGGTGATGAAAAAAGCCGTGGCCTACCTCAACCCCTACATCGAAGCGGAAAAGGTGGAGGGCCAGTCCAACGGCAAGGTGCTGATGGCCACCGTGAAAGGGGATGTGCACGACATCGGCAAAAACATCGTGGCGGTGGTGCTGCAGTGCAACGGCTACGAGGTGATCGACCTCGGCGTGATGGTGCCGGTGGAGAAGATCATCGAGGTGGCCAAGGCGGAGAAGGTCGACGTGATTGGCATGTCCGGCCTGATCACCCCGTCGCTGGATGAGATGATCCACAACGTCAAAGAGTTTAAGAAAGCGGGGCTGACCTGCCCGGCCATCATCGGCGGCGCCACCACCTCCAAGATCCACACCGCGGTGAAGATCTTCGAACACTACGAGCACGGCGCCATCTACGTGCCGGACGCCTCCCGTACCGTACCGGTGGTGGCCAAGCTGATTGGCCCGGAGCGCCACGCCTTTATCGAGCAGCACTACCGCGAGTACGCCGACCTGAAAGCCAAGCGGGAAGCCCAGGGTAACCGCAAAACCCTGATCCCGCTGGAACAGGCCCGCGCCAACCGCAACCAGATCGACTGGGACAACTACACCCCGGCGGTGCCGAAACAACTTGGGGTGCAGGTGTTTAACGACTACCCGCTGACCGACCTGATCGACCGCATCGACTGGACCCCCTTCTTTCGCAGCTGGGGCCTGCACGGCAAATACCCGCAGATCTTCAAAAACCCCACCGTGGGCGCCGAAGCGCAGGAGCTGTACGACAACGCCCAGATCATGCTGAAGCAGATCATTGAGGGCAAGTGGCTGACCGCCGCCGCGGTGATTGGCCTGTTCCCCGCCAACACCTGCGACAACCACGACGACGTTGCCCTCTACACCGATGAAAGCCGGAGTGAGGAGTTACTGCGCCTGCACATGCTGCGCCAGCAGATTGAGCGGGTGGATAACGACAACTTTGCCCTGTCCGATTTTGTGGCACCGAAGGCCAGTGGCAAGGGCGACTATATGGGCGCCTTTGCGGTCACCGCCGGAATCGGCATTGAGGAACACGTCGAGCGCTTTGAGAAGGCCCACGACGACTACCACGCCATCATGATTAAGGCGCTGGCTGACCGCCTGGCGGAAGCCTTTGCCGAGCGGATGCACGAGCGGGTGCGCAAGGAGTTCTGGGGCTACGCCGCCGATGAAAACCTCGATAACGAGGCGCTGATCCGGGAGAAGTACAAGGGCATCCGTCCCGCCCCCGGCTACCCGGCCTGCCCGGACCACACCGAGAAAGGGCTGCTGTGGCAGCTGCTGCAGCCGGAGCAGAACATCGGCCTGAAGATTACCGAGAACTTCGCCATGTACCCCACTGCGGCGGTATCCGGCTGGTACTTCGCCCACCCGGAGTCCCGCTACTTTGGTGTCACCGACATCGACCGGGACCAGGTGGAAGATTACGCCCGGCGCATCGGCCTCAGCGTGGCGGAAACCGAGAAGTGGCTGTCGCCCATCCTCGGCTACAGCGCCTGAGTTCGGGCCTGAGCCTGAACATCAGGCATCAACGCAAAACGGTCTCCGCAGGGAGACCGTTCTTGTTTGGGTTCGGCCACCCCGAAGGCGACATGAGCAAACGACGAGCGCACGTCCCCCTCCGCTTGGTAGCGTGGGTTTCCAACCCACGGAAATGCCGCTTCGGATTGCAGACGGCCTGTGGGCTATGAGCCCACGCGACAAGAACACCCGACAAGAACATGCGATATGCGATTACACGCCGCACTGCGGCTGGCTCACACCGTCAGCAAACCCAAAAAAAACCGGCCATGGGGAGGCCGGTGAAACCGTTTGGGAAGGGCCCAATCGGGAGAGATTCAGGGGGTGGGGCGGGTGTCCTCAATCACCACGCCATCGCGGGGCAGTTCACCGGGGGTCACCCAGCGGGCGCTGACGCCGATGCGCAGCAACGCCCTCGCCTGCTCCTCCACCGCTGCCACCCCGACTGAGGGGGTCAGTTCCGGTTCGCACAGCAGTTCCAGAGTGTCCTGGCCGTCGTGCTGACGCACCACGGCACGCACCCGCGCCAGTCCATCGATGCGACTGCGCAGTTGTTCCAGCTGGCCGGGGTGAACAAACAGCCCCTTCACCTTGGTGGACTGGTCTACCCGGCCCTGCCAGCCGCGGATGCGGGTCTGGGTGCGACCGCAGGGGCTGAGCTCCGCCAGTACCGAGGAGAGGTCGCCGGTGGCGAAGCGGATCAGCGGGTAGTCGCGGTTCAGGCTGGTCACCACCACTTCGCCAATCTCACCGGGTTCCACCGGGGTCCCGGTGCCGGGCCGGACAATCTCCAGCAGCAGGTCTTCATCGACGATAAGCCCCTGGTCGGGCACGGTTTCGTAGGCGATCAGCCCCACATCGGCGGTGGCATAGGCCTGCCGGACGGTGATGCCCGCCGCCTCAAACCGGGCCCGCAGCGCGGCGGGCAGCGCTTCGCCAGTCACCAGTGCCACCGAGAACGACAGGCTCTGGCCGCGCTCTTCGGCCTTGTCCAACAGGATGGCCAGAAACGAGGGGGTGCCGCAGTAGCCCTGGGGTTGCAGCCGGGCGTTAAGCTCCAGTTGCAGGTCGGTCTGGCCGGGGCCGGCCGGCACCACGGTGCAGCCACAGGCCCGGGCGCCGGAGTCGAGAATAAAACCGCCCGGTGACAGGTGGTAGGAGAGACAGTTCTGCACCACCATGCCGGGACGGAACCCGGCGGCGTAGAACGCCCGCCCCATGCGCCACCAGTCACTCTGGCAGCACTCCGGCTCGCAGATGGGGCCGGGGGAGAGAAACAACCGGTCCAGCCGGGCCGGTTCTGCCGCCACGCCCCCCAGCGGGGCCGAGGCGGATTGCAGCTGACCCAGCTCCGACTTGCGCAGCAGCGGCAGCGCCGACAGGGCAGTGCGGGAGTCGAGCCCGGCGCTGTCCACCGCCGCCAGGCTGCGGGCGTAGTGCGGGCTGTGGCGGCGGGCGTAATCCACCAGCGCCTGTACTCCCTCCAGCAGCTGGGTTTCCCGGCGGGCCGGGTCCTGCTGCTCACGGGGCTCAAAGTAATCGTGCATGACGCCCCCTTACAACCAGCGCTTACGGCGCTTGTAGGATTTGAGGTTCTTAAAGCTCTTGCGCTCTTCGTTGCCACCGCCGAGGTAGAACTCCTTCACATCCTCGTTGGCCAGCAGCTCATCGCGGGTGCCGTCCAGCACGATCTTGCCGGACTCCATGATGTAGCCGTAATCCGCCACCTTAAGGGCGTAATTGGCGTTCTGCTCCACCAGCAGCATGGTGATGCCCTGCTCCCGATTGATCTGCTCGATGATGCCAAACACCTCTTTCACCAGCAGCGGCGACAGCCCCATGGAGGGCTCGTCCAGCAGGATCATCTGGGGCCGTGCCATCAGCGCCCGGCCAATGGCCAGCATCTGCTGCTCACCGCCGGACAGGTAGCCCGCCAGCCCGGTGCGCTCCCGCAGGCGCGGGAAGTAATCCAGCACCATCTCGATGTCGGCGGCCACCTCGCTGTCGCGACGGGTGTACGCCCCCAGCTTGAGGTTTTCGATCACCGTCATGTCCTCGACGATGCGGCGCCCCTCCATCACCTGAAACAGGCCATTGCGGACAATCCGCTCCGGTGAGGCGGTGTCGATGCGCTCCCCCACAAAGTGGATGTCGCCCCGGGTGACCTCACCATCTTCCGTTTTCAGCAGGCCGGAAATCGCTTTAAGGGTGGTGGACTTGCCAGCGCCATTGGGCCCCAGCAGCGTGACGATCTGGCCCTTGGGGACATCGATGCTGACCCCGCGCAACACCTGGATTACGTCGTCATACACCACTTCGATGTTGTTGATGGCCAGAAGCGTTTGGGTCTCCTGCGCCAGTGCGGCTGACTGTGTCATTGGCTCTCCTTATCCCATGGCTGGGGCCGGACTGGCCGGCCCCCTGCTGCATCATTTCCGGCTTCAGAAACCGAGCCAGTCGGCGCGGCGTTCGAGGGTCATCTGGCTGACCGGCTCTATCAGGATGTCGCCGCCGTTGTAGTTGCCTTTGTAGATGTTGACCTGGCTGACGCCACGGTGATCATCCGCCGCCCAGGTGGCGGGCAGGCACACCCCTTCCAGTCCGGCCGGCACCCAATCCTTGCGGGCGTACATGCCCGCTTTGATGTTCTCGCCGGTGATGCCGCCGTTGGCCTTGGCCCACTCCATCGCTTCCTTCATGTAGTAGACCGAGCAGACCCCACGGATGTAGTGGTGGGGACGGCGCTGCTCACCGCTGGGGTCGGAAACGCGGGAGACCGCTTTCACCAGGCTCATGCCCGGCGCCGGGTCATCCCAGAACGGGGTCATGGTGGGGAAGATGTAGTCCTTGATGCCATCACCGGCGGCTTCAAACACCTGGCGGTCGCCGCCCCAGATGTTGGCCATGAATTGAATCTCGGTGCCCACGGTATTACAGGACTTCACCAGCGACAGGACCGAGCTGCCCAGATTGCCGATGTAGCCATAGTCGGTACCGGAGCTTTTCAGGCTGAGGCACTGGGCCTTGAAGTCACCGGGTTTCATCGAGATCACCACCGGCGGCATCACCTCAAAGCCCAGCTCTTCGGCGTACTCGGCACAGGCGGCCTTGGGCGCATTGGGGTACGGGTGGTTGGCACCGATGTGGGTGAACTTGGGCTTACCCTCGCCGCCCTTGGCCTTCCAGTCTTCAGCGGCCCACTGCACCAGCCCACGGCAGGTGTCGGAGTAGGAGGCGCCGTAGAAGAAGTTGTAGGGCGCGGGTTTCTTGGTTTTCGGGTTCAGCCCCTGCGGGTCGGTCAGGTGCGCCGAGTAGGAGGCGGAGAACACCGGCAGTTGGTCCTTGGCGGCGAAGGCGATCAGCGCTTCGGTGTCGGCCGTACCCCAACCCTGCATCGCCACCATCTCTTTGCGGGCCACCCACTTTTTGTAGGAGGCGATGGCCTGCGGCACCTTGTAGGCGTAGTCGATGGTTTCAAACTCCAGCCGGGTGCCACTGATGCCCCCGTTCTGGTTGATGTAGGCCATGGCATCCCGCACGCCATCGGCGTACTGCTTGCCGACAAACGCGGTGGGGCCGGACATGTCCGCCAGGTGTCCCACAAATACCGCATCTTCTGCCTGGGCGGGTACGCTCAGCAGAGCGCTGGCCGCAATCATCCATGCTTTTTTCATCGTCATTATCCCTTTGCTGATGGGGCACGGTGGCCCCGGATTGTTCAGGCCGGGATGACGCGCATCCCGGGTGCGGTGCCGCCTCAGTAGGCGAACGGGTAACACTTCCAGTAGTTCTTAATCTGCTGCCAACGGTGCGCCAGTCCCTGCGGTTCGAAGATCAGGAACAGGATGATCACCAGGCCAATCGCCATCTCCTTGAGGTAGGCCAGACCGTCCACCACCTGCGGGATGTTGCCCCACTCGGTCTGCTTCATCAGGCCAACGCCGCCCTCCAGCACCTCCGGCAGCAGCACCATAAAGACGCAGCCCATCAGGGTGCCTTTCACGGAGCCGAGGCCACCGATGATCACCATCGCCAGGAACTGCACCGACATCAGGATGGTGAAGCCCTCAGCGGAGACGTAGCCGAGATAGTGGGCGTACAGCGCGCCACCGATGCCGGCGTAGAAGGAGGAGATGCCAAACGACAGCAGTCGGTATTTGTTGAGCTTGACCCCCATGATCTCGGCGGAGAGGTAGTGGTCACGCACCGCCACAAAGGCCCGGCCATCGCGGCTGCGCATCAGGTTGCTGCCCCACAGGTACATGAACACCAGGGCAAACAGGGCGATAAAGTAGAAGGACTCGTCGGTATCGAAGGCGAAACCGAACAGGCTGACCGGCTCCGCCATCGAGCCGGCACTGCCGCCGGAGAACCACTCTGCGCGGGCAAAAAAGTCCTCAATGATGAACTGCGCCGCCAGGGTGGCGATGGCCAGGTAGAGCCCCTTAATCCGGGCCGCCGGCATGCCGAACATCATCCCCACCCCCATGGTGAGGAAGCCCGCCAGCGGGATACAGAACACCACCGGGATGTTGAACTGTGTGTTCATCCACGCCGAGGCAAAGGCGCCAAAGCCGAAGAAGGCACCGTGGCCCAGCGAGATCTGGCCGGTAAAACCCACCAGGATATTGAGGCCCAGGGCCGCAATGCCGAGGTAGCTGATTTGGATAAACAGGGTCAGGTAGTAGGCATCCAGCACCCAGGGCGCACTGCAGGCCAGGGCGATAAACGCCACCGCCAGGGCCCGGATGGTGCCGGTTTCAAAAATGGTGTTGTCCTGCTTGTAGCTGGTACGGAAATCCCCGCACGGGCGCATCGCCAGGCTCGACATAACGCTCTCCTTATCACTTGTTGTGAATGTCGATCAGATCCGCTCGATATCGCGGGTGCCAAACAAGCCGTAGGGCTTGAACCAGAGGATCAGCAGCAGCACGTAGAACGGGGCGATGTCGTACATGTTGCCGAGGTGGAAGTACTGGCTGTCGAAGAACTCCGCCAGGTTTTCCAGCACACCGATGATGATGCCGCCAACGATGGCGCCAACGATGGAGTCGAGGCCGCCGAGAATCACCGCCGGGAACACCTTGATGCCCATCACCGACAGGGAGTCGGACACGCCGTTGACCATGCCGATCACCACCCCGGCGGTGGCCGACACGGTGGCGGCAATGCCCCAGCTCATGGCGAACACCTGCTTTACTGAGATGCCCAGGCTCTGGGCCACCTGCTGGTTAAAGGCGGTGGCACGCATCGCCAGGCCATGCTTGGAGTGCTTAAAGAAGAGGTAGAAACCCACCATGATAAACAGCGCAATCACGGTGCTGAGCAGATAGGCCAGCTCGATGTTCAGGCCGAAAATCGACACCGACTGGGTCTCAAAGATGGGCGGGTAGTTGGCCGGGGCCACACCGAAGATCCACTTCACCAGTGACTGGAAGAAGATGGAGAGGCCGATGGTCACCATGATCACGGAGATGATCGGTTCACCAATCATCGGCCGCAGCACAATCATCTGCAGCGCCACCCCGAACACCGCCATAAAAGCGAGGCTGAGCAGGAAGCCCACCAGGAAGGGCAGCTCCAGATAGACCAGCAGCGCCCAGCACACCCAGGCTCCCACCAGCAGGAACTCCCCCTGGGCAAAATTCACAATCTGGGTGGACTTGTAGACGAGCACAAAGCACATCCCCACCACCCCGTAGAGCAGGCCCACGATCAGGCCATTGATCACCAGCTGAAGCAGCAGTTCGAAATTCATGACGCTCTCCTTAGCGAGTCGTTGCGGGGGGCATTGGCATCGGATCGCAGGGTCTCCACCGGCAGCTGAGTCTGGATCCGGGACTGGCTGCCATCCTGGAAGCGGATCACGGTGTCGATCTCCACCTGTTCGGCGTCGTCGTAGATCGCCTCGATGATGTCGCCGTACTTGTCAGCAATGACGCCACGGCGCACCTTGCGGGTCCGGGTCAGCTCGCCGTCGTCCGCGTCCAGCTCT containing:
- the metH gene encoding methionine synthase produces the protein MSDQHALEQQLAQRILILDGAMGTMIQGYKLDEDDYRGERFADWPSPLKGNNDLLSLTQPDIIRAIHTAYLEAGADIIETNTFNSTTIAMADYDMQSLSKEINFESARLARAAADDVAAKTGIPRYVAGVLGPTNRTCSISPDVNDPGFRNVHFDDLVAAYTESTEALLDGGADLILVETVFDTLNAKAALFAIDSVFEARGQRWPVMISGTITDASGRTLTGQTTEAFYNSLRHIKPIAIGLNCALGPKELVPYISELNRISECAVSAHPNAGLPNEMGGYDETPAQMAAIIGQWAADGWLNIVGGCCGTTPEHIRAIAEAVRPHAPRTPPAHLLSNDNVSTRLSGLEPCNFDADALFINVGERTNVTGSARFLRLIKENDYETALEVARQQVENGAQIIDINMDEGMLDAEAAMVKFLNLIASEPEISKVPIMIDSSKWEVIEAGLKCIQGKGVVNSISLKEGEAAFLHQAKLIRRYGAAAVVMAFDETGQADTYQRKVEICTRAYQVLTEKAGFAPEDIIFDPNIFAIATGIEEHDNYAVDFIEACRTIRDTLPHARLSGGVSNVSFSFRGNNPVREAIHAVFLYHAIRNGLSMGIVNAGQLAIYDDIPKPLLERVEDVVLNRRSDGTERLLEIAEEYRGDGQQAEDPKDAEWRSWPVNKRLEHALVKGITEFIDEDTEAARQAATRPLDVIEGPLMDGMNVVGDLFGAGKMFLPQVVKSARVMKKAVAYLNPYIEAEKVEGQSNGKVLMATVKGDVHDIGKNIVAVVLQCNGYEVIDLGVMVPVEKIIEVAKAEKVDVIGMSGLITPSLDEMIHNVKEFKKAGLTCPAIIGGATTSKIHTAVKIFEHYEHGAIYVPDASRTVPVVAKLIGPERHAFIEQHYREYADLKAKREAQGNRKTLIPLEQARANRNQIDWDNYTPAVPKQLGVQVFNDYPLTDLIDRIDWTPFFRSWGLHGKYPQIFKNPTVGAEAQELYDNAQIMLKQIIEGKWLTAAAVIGLFPANTCDNHDDVALYTDESRSEELLRLHMLRQQIERVDNDNFALSDFVAPKASGKGDYMGAFAVTAGIGIEEHVERFEKAHDDYHAIMIKALADRLAEAFAERMHERVRKEFWGYAADENLDNEALIREKYKGIRPAPGYPACPDHTEKGLLWQLLQPEQNIGLKITENFAMYPTAAVSGWYFAHPESRYFGVTDIDRDQVEDYARRIGLSVAETEKWLSPILGYSA
- a CDS encoding alpha/beta hydrolase, encoding MRRKVIGVSKHLGLAVFYGSLGTVVAALALGVFWLNSKPDLALWHTTVLKQEYRADNGDATFSDYLQREERLFSELEQRVYRRTDGLPLEPFNRYFHNSLSDPALWPRNWNRSFEWPNPDAEFGVLLIHGMSDSPYYMAPLARHFADRAHVVGLRLPGHGTVPSMLTTLEWQDLKSATRLASDYLAQQVGDKPLLLVGFSTGAALGLNHTLSRLAEGQAPQFDAMVFLSPAMGLAPIAQGAWWQNRIGQWLGLEKLAWESLALEYHPFKYGSFAVNAGDVVYQLIQANQALIGTLSPEQIATMPPVLTFNSVIDETVDTQALFESLYLTLGKSEDELVLFDINRTWLDFRLLTQDPIEDYTLFLDASQTRFRTTIVENIGPGQPEVQAREIQSGEAMPLGIAWPREVHSLSHVALTIPEADPLLGPHRDRERRHIHLGGRAVRGERGMLAIPSDELLRQKWNPFYPYLIERMDEWVSKVVTNDSPEKSFTEMPEK
- a CDS encoding multiheme c-type cytochrome translates to MKYRHIWILLFGLALPVQADWDSDKGCLSCHQGIEQFSDIPGMDFLSCTDCHQGNPTATDQTTAHNGMWANPTDLRVVEETCGSCHADEVAKARTSIHATMAGVISGTRYDFGAQGKDALYATYDVKALHDDLPPGTVAELKQLPSYDPTKPESATNSIGDDYLRNQCLRCHIWSDGHQRDGDYRASGCAACHVEYSNAGTYEGNDAAIDKSEKDRPRFHRMTRTPGVDQCQHCHNRGARTGTSYKGMMESDGYGTPFTESGDKQGKLHGKHYNFLQADLHFDAGLSCIDCHTKDEMHGDGYLYEKKHNAVEVRCETCHGTNEAPATLKTIRGNPMDHLQRDGDRITLTTKADGKVLEVPQLAGAELSAEGKAAMVQIPAHMEKLECHACHTAWAPQCYGCHAKQDISKPSGDWLLGSSDDPSQASNKGNREANAFSWQESRSYVRWEMPALGVNSRGKVSTFIPGCQVILTQMDGENAVLNNHTYTTVDGTSGLAHNPVFAHTTSKQARTCEECHTNPKVWGLGSGVYDMSANFPDGEAPVPFELERFVDEEGNALQATNHKGARPFNKEELDNIRRVGSCLACHGSDEMPNDGQAPNDATHNAVLRKMLEE
- a CDS encoding phenylacetate--CoA ligase family protein, whose translation is MHDYFEPREQQDPARRETQLLEGVQALVDYARRHSPHYARSLAAVDSAGLDSRTALSALPLLRKSELGQLQSASAPLGGVAAEPARLDRLFLSPGPICEPECCQSDWWRMGRAFYAAGFRPGMVVQNCLSYHLSPGGFILDSGARACGCTVVPAGPGQTDLQLELNARLQPQGYCGTPSFLAILLDKAEERGQSLSFSVALVTGEALPAALRARFEAAGITVRQAYATADVGLIAYETVPDQGLIVDEDLLLEIVRPGTGTPVEPGEIGEVVVTSLNRDYPLIRFATGDLSSVLAELSPCGRTQTRIRGWQGRVDQSTKVKGLFVHPGQLEQLRSRIDGLARVRAVVRQHDGQDTLELLCEPELTPSVGVAAVEEQARALLRIGVSARWVTPGELPRDGVVIEDTRPTP
- a CDS encoding ABC transporter ATP-binding protein — protein: MTQSAALAQETQTLLAINNIEVVYDDVIQVLRGVSIDVPKGQIVTLLGPNGAGKSTTLKAISGLLKTEDGEVTRGDIHFVGERIDTASPERIVRNGLFQVMEGRRIVEDMTVIENLKLGAYTRRDSEVAADIEMVLDYFPRLRERTGLAGYLSGGEQQMLAIGRALMARPQMILLDEPSMGLSPLLVKEVFGIIEQINREQGITMLLVEQNANYALKVADYGYIMESGKIVLDGTRDELLANEDVKEFYLGGGNEERKSFKNLKSYKRRKRWL